The Haloprofundus salinisoli region ATCGACGCCGACCCGATGTCTGACACCACCTCCGCGTAGTCGGCGGCCATGTCGCGGGTCGTGTGACCGGCGGGCATCCCCCGCGGGCGACTGATGACCCAGACGGTGAACTCGTCGGTGTAGCGGCGGTACGCGTAGTTTACGAGCAGCTCGGCGACCAAGCGAGAGGGCTCGCGCCCCGAGAGGGGGTCGCTCAGCCCCGGAAAGACGACGAGTTGGCGCGGCCCGTTACCGACTCGATGGTAGGGGTGTCGCCCGTCGAGATGCCCGTAGTCGATGCGGTTACGCATGAAGTTCACCGCTCGTCGAGGACGACGGGGACGCCCCGCGACGCGACGTCGGCAGCGAACGCGTGCGAATCGGTCTCCAGGTCCTCGAACGTGTCGTAGTGGATTGGGAGGACGAGGTCCGGGTCGAGCGTCTCCGCGAGGTCGGCGGCCTCCTCGCGGTCCATCGTGAACGCGCCGCCGATGGGCGGCAGAAACAGTGACACCTCCAGCTGCTCGTGGCCCTCCAGCACGTCGGAGTCGCCCGGCCAGAAGACGGTTCGGCCGCCCACCGCGAGGAGATAGCCGACGCCGAACCCCTCCGGGTGGTAGGGGTCGCCGTTCTCGCGGGTGTGGGGGCCGTCGGGTTCGTTGTACGCCGGGAGCGTCCACACGTCCGCGCCGTCGACCGAGAATCGGTCCTCCTGACCGAGCGTCACCACCTCGTAGTCGAGTCGGTCGAGCGGTGTCACGTCGCGGTCGGTGTCGTCGGCCTCGATGCCGCCGTAGGCGACGACCGTCGCGTCCTCCTTTGCGACACGCTCGATGGCGTCGGAGTCGTAGTGGTGAACGTGCGTGACGCAGACCAAATCGCCGTCGCCGAACGGCGACGAGCCTCCGGTCGCGTCGCTCCCGGAGACGCCGTCCTGCGCGTCGTAGTCGTCGAGGACGCCGTAGCGACCGGGGTCGAGGTAGACGACGAACCCGTCGGGCGTCTCGATTCTGACCGTCGCGTAACCGAACCAGTCGACGGTGAGACCGTCGTGTCGAATCGTCATACAGTGTGAGTCGAAGCGCGCCGGGATAAATCTCGCACGTCTTCGCAGTCGCTGTGAGTCGCCCGACGGCTCTCGTCGCGGCGCACGAACCTCCCCTCCGCCATCGCCTGGGGCGGGTTCGTCCTGCAGTTACTGCCTCTCGGCGAGTCGTTCGACCCGCGAGAGCGTGTCGGCGTCGGCGGGCGTCTTGTCTTCGCGCACCGAGAGAAATCGCGGGAACCGTAGCGCGTACCCCGACGAGTACGTCGGCGAGGTCTGAATCTCCTCGTAGCCGACCTCGAACACCGTCGAGGGCCGAAGCTCCACGTCGCGGCCGTCCTGCGAGATGATCTCGGGTTCGAGGCGTTCGGTCAACTCCGCGAGTTGTTCGTCGGTGATGCCAGTGGCGACTTTCCCGAGCGTGCGGTACTGGCCGTCCTCGTC contains the following coding sequences:
- a CDS encoding MBL fold metallo-hydrolase, translating into MTIRHDGLTVDWFGYATVRIETPDGFVVYLDPGRYGVLDDYDAQDGVSGSDATGGSSPFGDGDLVCVTHVHHYDSDAIERVAKEDATVVAYGGIEADDTDRDVTPLDRLDYEVVTLGQEDRFSVDGADVWTLPAYNEPDGPHTRENGDPYHPEGFGVGYLLAVGGRTVFWPGDSDVLEGHEQLEVSLFLPPIGGAFTMDREEAADLAETLDPDLVLPIHYDTFEDLETDSHAFAADVASRGVPVVLDER